A genomic region of Candidatus Zixiibacteriota bacterium contains the following coding sequences:
- the acs gene encoding acetate--CoA ligase has product MPAKKPSSAKSRVAKSPRTKSAAKRPARTPKLRTVAAAPPTDSIQSVLQEHRLFPPSKDFAGRAHIKTVAEANRLRERAAKNPVKFWEEQARDLIWFKPWKKPFVWKHPFAQWFIGGKINISYNCLDRHVATWRRNKAAIIWEAESGETRTLTYQQLLMQVCRFSNVLKSLGVQKGDVVAIYMGMTPEAVIAMLACARIGATHNVVFGGFSAEALRERINDSRAVAVITQDGSFRRGAIVPLKDNVDAALEDAPTVQNVVVYKRVGNEVNMMIGRDHWWHERMLVPSEPCQAEPLDAEHPLFILYTSGSTAKPKGILHTTGGYITQVAYTTKMVFDLREDDLYFCMADIGWVTGHSYVVYGPLAHGASVMLYEGAPNYPAPDRIWDIIERHRVTVFYTAPTAIRGFMRAGEQYPIQHNMSSLRLLGSVGEPINPEAWMWYYTLIGGKRCPIVDTWWQTETGGIMISPLPGAATLKPGSCTLPLPGIVADVVRKDGTPCKPNEGGLLVIKHPWPGMLRTIYGDPQRYKDVYWKDFPPTKSRPGYYLAGDGARRDPDGYFWVVGRIDDVVNISGHRLGTAEVESALVSHKTVAEAAVVARPDDLKGSALVAFVTLKSNVSSEAAFLEEHRDILREHVMKEIGHIAKIDDIRFTDALPKTRSGKIMRRLLREIAHGNVVTGDTTTLEDFSILEKLRQDEE; this is encoded by the coding sequence ATGCCCGCGAAGAAACCCTCTTCCGCCAAGTCCCGCGTGGCCAAATCGCCGCGCACGAAATCCGCCGCCAAAAGACCGGCCCGCACACCCAAGCTCAGAACCGTCGCCGCCGCTCCGCCCACCGACAGCATCCAGTCGGTCCTGCAGGAGCACCGCCTCTTCCCGCCGTCCAAGGATTTCGCCGGCCGCGCGCACATCAAAACCGTCGCCGAGGCCAACCGCCTCCGCGAACGCGCTGCCAAAAACCCGGTGAAATTCTGGGAGGAACAGGCGCGTGATCTGATCTGGTTCAAACCGTGGAAGAAACCTTTCGTCTGGAAACACCCCTTCGCCCAGTGGTTCATCGGCGGCAAAATCAACATCTCCTACAACTGCCTCGACCGCCACGTCGCCACCTGGCGGCGCAACAAGGCCGCCATCATCTGGGAGGCCGAAAGCGGCGAAACCCGCACGCTCACCTACCAGCAGCTCCTGATGCAGGTCTGCCGCTTCTCGAACGTGCTCAAATCGCTCGGCGTGCAGAAAGGCGATGTCGTCGCGATCTACATGGGCATGACCCCCGAGGCCGTGATCGCCATGCTCGCCTGCGCGCGCATCGGCGCGACCCACAACGTCGTCTTCGGCGGCTTCTCCGCGGAAGCTCTCCGCGAGCGCATCAACGATTCCAGGGCTGTCGCCGTCATCACGCAGGACGGCTCCTTCCGCCGTGGCGCGATCGTGCCGCTGAAGGACAACGTCGATGCCGCCCTCGAGGACGCTCCCACCGTGCAAAACGTCGTCGTCTACAAGCGCGTCGGCAACGAGGTCAACATGATGATCGGCCGCGACCATTGGTGGCACGAGCGCATGCTGGTGCCCTCCGAGCCGTGCCAGGCCGAGCCGCTCGATGCCGAGCATCCGCTCTTCATCCTCTACACTTCCGGCTCGACCGCCAAACCCAAAGGCATCTTGCACACCACCGGCGGCTACATCACGCAGGTCGCCTACACCACGAAAATGGTCTTTGACCTGCGCGAGGACGACCTCTATTTCTGCATGGCCGACATCGGCTGGGTCACCGGGCATTCGTACGTCGTCTACGGCCCGCTCGCCCATGGCGCCTCGGTCATGCTCTACGAAGGCGCACCCAACTATCCCGCGCCCGACCGCATTTGGGACATCATCGAGCGCCACAGAGTAACCGTCTTCTACACCGCGCCGACGGCGATCCGCGGCTTCATGCGCGCCGGTGAACAATATCCGATCCAGCATAACATGTCGTCGCTGCGCCTGCTCGGCTCGGTCGGTGAACCGATCAACCCCGAGGCCTGGATGTGGTACTACACCCTCATCGGCGGCAAGCGCTGCCCGATCGTCGACACCTGGTGGCAGACCGAAACCGGCGGTATCATGATCTCGCCGCTCCCCGGCGCGGCCACACTCAAACCCGGCTCCTGCACTTTGCCCCTGCCCGGCATCGTCGCCGATGTTGTCCGCAAGGACGGCACGCCGTGTAAGCCGAATGAGGGCGGCCTGCTCGTCATCAAGCATCCCTGGCCCGGAATGTTGCGCACCATCTACGGCGATCCGCAACGCTACAAGGATGTGTATTGGAAAGATTTCCCCCCAACCAAGTCGCGTCCCGGCTATTACCTCGCCGGCGACGGCGCCCGCCGCGATCCCGATGGATATTTTTGGGTGGTCGGGCGTATCGATGACGTCGTCAACATTAGCGGCCACCGACTCGGCACTGCCGAAGTCGAGAGCGCCCTCGTCTCGCACAAGACCGTCGCCGAGGCCGCGGTCGTGGCCCGTCCCGACGATCTCAAGGGCTCGGCGCTGGTGGCGTTCGTCACGCTCAAGAGCAATGTCAGTTCCGAGGCGGCCTTCCTCGAAGAACACCGCGACATCTTGCGCGAGCACGTCATGAAGGAGATCGGCCATATCGCGAAGATCGACGATATCCGCTTCACTGACGCCTTGCCGAAGACCCGTTCCGGCAAGATCATGCGCCGCTTGTTGCGCGAAATCGCCCACGGCAATGTCGTCACCGGCGACACCACGACTCTGGAGGACTTCTCCATCCTTGAGAAACTCCGCCAAGACGAGGAATAG
- a CDS encoding protein kinase, whose protein sequence is MSEQDHERDSTRSFFLPAVGTRIGHYELLQRLGAGGMGDVFLAQDTSLNRRVAIKFLSQQLSSDPDAKSRFLREAQAAAALNHPNIVTIYEVAEHEGRPYIVMENVEGRTLKDALRDDLPLARIIEIAVQLCDGLQKAHQLGIVHRDIKPANIIIDSDGRPRLLDFGLATVVGASQITRAGSTLGTIAYMSPEQAQGRPVDQRSDVFSLGIVLYEMIARKQAFARDTDAATLGAIIYDAPPPLAQFRPDVTDGLQAILDRALDKDLETRYQSASGLMADLKREKKLLDGHSSAPSAPSLRAVPPRKRSRLPLILSTSGAVLVIALLLILKPWSVTVSPDQQAQASGQWMAIMYFDNLTDPTDAQRLGEIVTNLLITDLSEAKAIKVVSSQRLYDLLKLLGKEGERRIDRDMSTQVARKADARWMLTGSILQVDPQIIMTAQLIDVASGGVLTSHRIDGEPQEKIFAVTERLARDLRADPAFPRAMRSEPEVDLASVSTSSAEAYRYYLEGIEAQNRFATPEARTAYKRAIQIDSTFAIAWARLAMSSSNEEYRRAQEMALRFIDHASPREQMLIRAFAARGTGDNVKAREAMTAAVARYPDDKELLHFLAQAYSNTGEHRPAIETANRVLALDPMFKTGWNFLAYEYFRIGNLDSALAAVDRYIAIAPTEPNPYDSKGDMLSAAGQLDSAAFYYQKALQIKPDFTMQTITKLATIKMILGQYEESGRLLRQAMNSSEQFEREFARSQWINLYLYQGKFKTALQEIESVTRTELLEGNPESAIANRITVARIYYHWGDPQRAWQTLTEYMAYADTVHPLQPANQRAPITRTWLAAAAGHFDLAERFLDSLALEAQKDSNAAVIWHRARGYFNLTKSDHVAALADFQYVADRRPSFSSSLELGRAFLALERFEQAAAALETVRSSYFDEVRSNAYISNVLYYYYLGRAYEGLGNTAQAIKDYTTFTDIWKNAEGPIPELTAARTRLAALKAKA, encoded by the coding sequence GTGTCCGAACAAGATCACGAACGCGACAGCACCCGCTCCTTCTTCCTGCCGGCCGTCGGCACTCGGATCGGCCATTACGAGCTGCTCCAGCGCCTCGGCGCCGGCGGCATGGGCGATGTCTTCCTCGCGCAGGACACCAGCCTTAATCGTCGCGTCGCCATCAAATTCCTCTCCCAGCAGCTGAGCAGCGATCCCGACGCCAAGTCCCGCTTCCTGCGCGAAGCCCAGGCCGCGGCCGCGCTCAACCATCCCAACATCGTCACCATCTACGAGGTCGCCGAGCACGAAGGCCGCCCATACATCGTGATGGAAAATGTCGAAGGCCGCACGCTCAAGGATGCGCTCAGGGATGATCTCCCCCTGGCCCGCATCATTGAAATCGCCGTCCAACTCTGCGACGGTTTGCAGAAGGCGCACCAGCTCGGGATCGTCCACCGCGATATCAAGCCGGCAAACATCATCATCGACTCCGACGGCCGCCCGCGCCTGCTCGACTTCGGCCTGGCCACCGTGGTCGGCGCCAGCCAAATCACCCGCGCCGGCTCGACCCTCGGCACGATCGCCTATATGTCACCCGAACAAGCGCAAGGTCGCCCGGTCGATCAGCGTTCCGACGTTTTTTCGCTCGGGATCGTGCTCTACGAAATGATTGCCCGCAAACAGGCATTTGCGCGCGACACCGATGCCGCCACGCTCGGCGCGATTATCTATGATGCGCCCCCGCCCCTTGCCCAGTTCCGCCCCGATGTCACCGACGGACTGCAGGCTATCCTCGACCGCGCCCTCGACAAGGATCTCGAAACCCGCTACCAGTCGGCGTCCGGCTTGATGGCCGATCTCAAGCGCGAGAAGAAACTTCTCGACGGCCACTCGTCCGCGCCGTCGGCGCCCTCGCTGCGCGCCGTCCCGCCGCGCAAACGCTCGCGCCTGCCGCTGATTCTCTCGACCTCCGGCGCCGTCCTCGTCATCGCCCTCTTGCTGATTCTCAAGCCGTGGAGTGTGACGGTCTCGCCCGACCAGCAGGCGCAAGCTTCCGGCCAGTGGATGGCAATCATGTATTTCGACAACCTCACCGATCCCACCGACGCGCAACGCCTCGGTGAAATCGTCACCAACCTGCTCATCACCGATTTGTCGGAAGCCAAGGCGATCAAGGTCGTGTCCAGCCAGCGCCTCTATGATCTCCTCAAGCTCCTGGGGAAGGAAGGCGAACGCCGCATCGACCGCGACATGTCGACCCAGGTGGCGCGCAAAGCCGACGCCCGCTGGATGCTTACCGGCTCGATTCTTCAGGTCGACCCGCAGATCATCATGACCGCACAACTGATCGACGTTGCTTCCGGCGGCGTGCTCACCAGTCATCGCATCGACGGTGAGCCGCAAGAAAAAATCTTCGCCGTGACCGAACGCCTCGCCCGCGACCTGCGCGCCGATCCGGCGTTCCCGCGCGCCATGCGGTCCGAGCCCGAAGTCGATCTGGCCTCGGTTTCAACCTCCTCGGCCGAAGCGTATCGCTACTATCTCGAAGGCATCGAGGCGCAGAACCGTTTTGCCACACCGGAAGCGCGTACCGCCTACAAGCGCGCCATCCAGATCGATTCGACCTTTGCCATCGCCTGGGCGCGGCTGGCGATGTCCAGTTCCAACGAGGAGTATCGCCGCGCGCAGGAGATGGCGCTCCGGTTTATCGACCACGCCAGCCCGCGGGAGCAGATGCTGATCCGCGCGTTCGCCGCCCGCGGCACCGGCGACAATGTCAAGGCGCGCGAAGCGATGACGGCTGCCGTGGCGCGCTATCCCGACGACAAGGAACTGCTCCATTTCCTGGCGCAGGCCTACAGCAATACCGGCGAACATCGCCCCGCCATCGAGACGGCCAACCGCGTACTGGCTCTGGATCCGATGTTCAAGACCGGCTGGAATTTCCTCGCTTACGAGTACTTCCGCATCGGCAACCTCGACAGCGCACTCGCCGCCGTCGACCGCTATATCGCCATCGCGCCGACCGAGCCGAATCCGTACGACTCCAAGGGCGATATGCTCTCCGCCGCCGGGCAGCTCGATTCCGCCGCGTTCTACTACCAGAAAGCGCTCCAGATCAAGCCCGACTTCACAATGCAGACCATCACCAAACTCGCCACGATCAAAATGATCCTCGGCCAGTATGAGGAATCGGGTCGCTTGCTGCGTCAGGCCATGAATTCCTCGGAGCAATTCGAACGCGAATTTGCCCGCTCACAATGGATCAATCTGTATCTCTATCAGGGCAAATTCAAGACCGCGCTGCAGGAAATCGAGTCAGTGACGCGCACCGAACTGCTGGAAGGCAATCCTGAATCGGCGATCGCGAATCGCATCACCGTCGCCCGCATCTATTACCACTGGGGTGATCCGCAACGCGCCTGGCAGACGCTGACCGAATACATGGCCTACGCCGATACCGTGCATCCGCTGCAGCCGGCAAACCAGCGCGCTCCCATAACCCGCACCTGGCTGGCCGCCGCTGCCGGTCACTTTGATCTCGCCGAACGATTTCTCGATTCGCTTGCGCTCGAAGCGCAGAAGGATAGCAACGCCGCCGTCATCTGGCATCGCGCTCGCGGCTACTTCAACCTGACCAAGTCCGACCATGTCGCGGCGCTGGCCGATTTCCAGTACGTCGCCGATCGCCGCCCGTCGTTCTCCTCCAGCCTTGAACTCGGCCGCGCATTCCTGGCGCTCGAACGATTTGAGCAAGCGGCCGCCGCGCTCGAGACCGTGCGCAGCTCGTACTTTGATGAAGTTCGTTCCAACGCTTACATCTCCAACGTGCTCTACTATTACTATCTCGGCCGCGCCTACGAGGGCCTCGGCAACACCGCGCAAGCCATCAAGGACTACACGACGTTTACCGACATCTGGAAGAACGCCGAAGGACCGATCCCCGAACTGACCGCTGCCCGCACCCGCCTGGCCGCGCTCAAAGCCAAAGCCTGA
- a CDS encoding SpoIIE family protein phosphatase — MFKLTSPQHGNRFTWRLAPGTYIAGRDPQVDLVINDSTVSRRHARIVVVDDQTIRLTDLGSLNGTQVNDKRITDTVDLKVGDTIAIGNVGFLLLSETIPETRPQPLLSQVSIVDERDGGTSISAIPLEEALQAPQRESANPAVFKAIADMAKMLILPQSVDEMFSQALDLLQQIVKTERSAIFAADESTGNVTLLNYRLANQSGSQQFTISRTIVKEVLNNKNAVFFSDLISDERFARQESIVVAGIRSVMAVPMVDEDKVMGILYVDTNDPAQRYNEDTLKVVATFGNILAAKITNHNLLKERQEKQALESELNIASQIQEGLMPKILPAIPGYLFHAFQMQCKMVGGDLYDVALLPDGRVLFLLADVSGKGMGAALFASNILSAFRMLRALPKFDVVDAVAKVSEQMESTSRGGDFATVFIGVLDPAAHAIEFVNAGHNPPILVSLDGSHRHLDSTGIPIGVFSGFAWSRNSLTLTPGDRVIIFTDGIPEATNANGDLYSDERLEKFVIDRRNEPIPNLTTALIGDVSKFVGEAPRSDDITLIIFERQA, encoded by the coding sequence ATGTTCAAACTGACCAGCCCCCAGCACGGTAACCGCTTCACCTGGCGTCTCGCCCCCGGCACTTATATCGCCGGCCGCGATCCCCAGGTCGATTTGGTAATCAACGATTCCACGGTCTCGCGCCGCCATGCGCGTATCGTCGTCGTCGATGATCAGACCATTCGCCTCACCGACCTCGGCTCGCTCAACGGCACGCAGGTCAACGACAAACGCATCACCGATACCGTCGATCTCAAAGTCGGCGATACCATCGCGATCGGCAACGTCGGCTTCCTGCTGCTTTCCGAAACCATTCCCGAAACCCGGCCGCAACCGCTGTTGTCGCAGGTCTCGATTGTCGATGAACGCGACGGCGGCACCTCGATCTCCGCGATTCCGCTCGAGGAGGCGCTGCAAGCGCCGCAACGTGAGTCGGCCAACCCGGCAGTCTTCAAGGCGATCGCCGATATGGCCAAGATGCTGATCCTGCCGCAAAGCGTGGACGAGATGTTCAGCCAGGCGCTCGACCTGCTGCAACAGATCGTCAAGACCGAGCGCTCGGCTATCTTCGCCGCCGATGAGTCTACCGGCAACGTCACCCTGCTCAACTACCGTCTTGCCAATCAGTCCGGCTCGCAGCAATTCACGATCTCGCGCACTATCGTCAAGGAAGTCCTGAACAACAAGAACGCCGTCTTCTTCTCCGATCTGATCTCCGATGAACGCTTCGCGCGTCAGGAGTCGATCGTCGTCGCCGGCATCCGCTCCGTCATGGCCGTGCCGATGGTCGACGAAGACAAGGTCATGGGCATCCTTTACGTCGACACCAACGATCCAGCCCAGCGCTACAACGAGGACACCCTCAAAGTCGTCGCCACTTTCGGCAACATTCTCGCTGCCAAGATCACCAATCACAATCTGCTGAAAGAACGGCAGGAAAAACAGGCGCTCGAGTCGGAGCTGAACATCGCCTCCCAGATTCAGGAAGGCTTGATGCCGAAAATTCTTCCGGCCATCCCCGGCTATCTGTTCCATGCCTTTCAGATGCAGTGCAAGATGGTCGGCGGCGATCTGTATGACGTGGCGCTGCTCCCCGACGGCCGCGTGCTGTTCCTGCTGGCCGACGTTTCCGGCAAAGGCATGGGCGCCGCGCTGTTTGCGTCCAACATTCTCTCCGCATTCCGCATGTTGCGCGCGCTGCCGAAATTCGACGTCGTCGACGCCGTTGCTAAGGTCTCCGAGCAGATGGAAAGCACCAGCCGTGGCGGCGATTTCGCCACCGTCTTCATCGGCGTGCTCGATCCGGCCGCCCACGCGATCGAATTTGTCAATGCCGGCCACAATCCGCCGATACTCGTCAGCCTCGATGGCAGCCATCGCCACCTCGATTCCACCGGCATCCCGATCGGTGTCTTCTCCGGATTCGCCTGGAGTCGCAACTCGCTGACGCTCACCCCCGGTGACCGCGTCATTATCTTCACCGACGGTATCCCGGAGGCCACCAATGCCAACGGCGATCTCTATTCCGACGAACGCCTGGAGAAATTCGTCATCGACCGGCGCAATGAGCCGATTCCGAATCTGACTACGGCTCTGATCGGCGATGTCTCCAAATTCGTCGGCGAGGCGCCCCGCAGCGATGATATCACGCTGATCATTTTCGAGCGGCAGGCGTAA
- a CDS encoding tetratricopeptide repeat protein encodes MKVKKPSPRPAPATTAPSSWFAVTDPSERKALLWIVGIGLLLRLIYILQLKSSIFWGNYVLDAQALDLWAKQIADGQLVGTQPFFRAPLYAYLIGLIYAVFGTSPLPVILFQTLLGVGIVYLTFTYARRLFDTKIAVVAAAVTAVWPTLIYYEGELSITTLEVAVGLAALIFVHRAVDLRTRSSLLAAGLLLGLAAITRPTFLLLFPLLPLGLWRLPAGEVRTTIGKAVATFTIALILPILPVTLHNLVFGHDFVLIASQGGSNFYLGNSATADGITAQQIGVAQYDAVMQDNIASIAVAERELGRKLKDSEASAYWMNRAFSDIFADPARALLLFAKKVYLFWHGQEIFNNKSLYYAGEYSWYMRAFLWKAGLNFPSGLLFPLMLAGILIALRDRHALLVPVGYLALYTMAIALFFVCARFRQPIVPVAIIFAAAAILASARVIAAKSWRNLAVPAVIFIVALLALNWGGNVESRENESQFETILGGLYHRSGDLPAAAAHYESAVALVPKNIRVYAQLGRAYTEGGQFDRALSAFQRGIAMAPDYPALRYNFGIALTRFGRLEDAKASFHAALQLAPNAVDARLALAEVYEFQKQPDSALMLYQEILSLAPQHPVASQKVAQLRSHPTAP; translated from the coding sequence GTGAAAGTCAAGAAACCATCTCCGCGTCCGGCTCCAGCCACGACCGCTCCAAGCTCGTGGTTTGCCGTCACCGACCCGTCCGAACGCAAGGCGCTCCTCTGGATCGTCGGCATCGGCCTGCTGCTGCGTTTGATCTACATCCTGCAACTCAAGAGCAGCATCTTCTGGGGCAACTACGTGCTCGACGCGCAGGCGCTCGATCTCTGGGCCAAGCAGATCGCGGACGGACAACTGGTCGGCACCCAGCCGTTCTTCCGCGCGCCGCTCTACGCCTACCTGATCGGCCTGATCTATGCCGTCTTCGGCACCTCGCCGTTGCCGGTGATTCTCTTCCAGACCCTGCTCGGCGTCGGCATTGTTTATCTGACGTTCACTTACGCCCGCCGTCTCTTCGACACCAAAATCGCCGTTGTCGCTGCTGCCGTGACGGCCGTCTGGCCGACCTTGATCTACTACGAGGGAGAACTCTCGATTACCACTCTCGAAGTTGCCGTCGGTCTGGCCGCGCTCATTTTTGTCCATCGCGCTGTCGACCTGCGTACTCGTTCAAGTCTCCTTGCCGCCGGACTCTTGCTCGGTCTGGCTGCGATCACCCGCCCGACTTTCCTGCTGCTCTTCCCACTACTGCCGCTGGGCTTGTGGCGTTTGCCTGCCGGCGAGGTACGAACGACGATCGGCAAGGCGGTGGCGACTTTCACGATCGCGCTGATTCTTCCCATCTTGCCGGTGACGCTCCACAATCTCGTCTTCGGCCACGATTTCGTGCTGATCGCGTCACAGGGCGGATCAAACTTCTACCTCGGCAACTCCGCTACTGCCGACGGCATCACCGCTCAGCAGATCGGCGTCGCCCAGTACGATGCTGTCATGCAGGACAACATCGCCTCCATCGCCGTCGCCGAACGCGAGCTGGGACGCAAGCTCAAAGACTCCGAGGCTTCCGCCTACTGGATGAACCGTGCCTTCTCCGACATCTTCGCCGATCCCGCCCGTGCGCTGTTGCTGTTCGCCAAGAAGGTCTATCTCTTCTGGCATGGGCAGGAAATCTTTAACAACAAGTCGCTTTACTACGCCGGCGAGTATTCCTGGTACATGCGCGCGTTCCTCTGGAAAGCCGGACTCAACTTCCCTTCCGGCTTGCTGTTTCCGCTGATGCTGGCCGGCATCCTCATCGCCCTCCGCGATCGGCACGCCCTGCTTGTTCCGGTCGGCTATCTCGCGCTCTATACGATGGCCATTGCGCTCTTCTTCGTCTGCGCGCGATTTCGCCAGCCGATCGTCCCCGTGGCGATTATCTTCGCCGCCGCGGCCATCCTCGCCTCAGCGCGCGTGATCGCCGCCAAATCGTGGCGCAACCTCGCCGTACCGGCTGTGATATTCATCGTCGCACTGCTGGCCCTCAACTGGGGCGGCAACGTTGAATCGCGCGAAAACGAGTCGCAGTTCGAGACGATCCTCGGCGGCCTCTATCATCGCAGCGGCGATCTGCCGGCCGCCGCCGCGCACTACGAAAGCGCCGTCGCCCTGGTGCCGAAAAACATCCGCGTCTACGCCCAGCTCGGGCGCGCTTACACCGAAGGCGGCCAGTTCGACCGCGCCCTTTCCGCCTTCCAGCGCGGCATTGCCATGGCCCCCGACTATCCGGCGCTGCGCTACAATTTCGGCATCGCCCTGACCCGCTTTGGGCGTCTCGAAGACGCCAAGGCCAGCTTCCACGCCGCGCTGCAACTGGCGCCGAATGCCGTCGATGCGCGCCTCGCGCTCGCGGAGGTCTACGAATTTCAGAAACAGCCCGACTCGGCGCTCATGCTCTATCAGGAGATCCTCAGCCTCGCGCCCCAGCATCCCGTGGCCTCCCAAAAGGTCGCCCAATTGCGCTCGCACCCAACCGCCCCTTAG